A window of the Cannabis sativa cultivar Pink pepper isolate KNU-18-1 chromosome X, ASM2916894v1, whole genome shotgun sequence genome harbors these coding sequences:
- the LOC115706676 gene encoding uncharacterized protein LOC115706676 has translation MEDLPEESENGEEVQGSSLTMEKVAAAKQFIENHYRAQMKNIKERKERRWMLERKLASSDVPEDVQMNLIRDLERKETEFMRLKRHKICVDDFELLTIIGRGAFGEVRLCREKKSGNIYAMKKLKKSEMLMRGQVEHVKAERNLLAEVGSHCIVKLYYSFQDAEYLYLIMEYLPGGDMMTLLMREDTLPEDVARFYIAQSVLAIESIHKHNYIHRDIKPDNLLLDKYGHMKLSDFGLCKPLDCTTLPALHENRTMGDENMTEAMDIDGTEADNRKSWRSPREQLQHWQMNRRKLAFSTVGTPDYIAPEVLLKKGYGMECDWWSLGAIMYEMLVGYPPFYSDEPIATCRKIVHWRTHLQFPEDARLTPEAKDLICRLLCDVDHRLGTGGAHQIKSHPWFNGVMWDKLYEMEAAFKPEVNGELDTQNFMKFDELDAPTPSRSGSGPSRKLLLTPKDLSFVGYTYKNFDAVKGLRQSLGEARREHVTKQAQEEIEIQMLASTGDPMLP, from the exons ATGGAGGATCTACCTGAGGAATCAGAGAACGGAGAAGAGGTACAGGGCTCGAGTTTGACTATGGAGAAGGTTGCTGCAGCTAAACAGTTCATAGAGAATCATTACAGAGCTCAGATGAAGAACATTAAAGAGCGAAAAGAGAG ACGATGGATGTTAGAAAGGAAATTGGCTTCGTCAGATGTGCCTGAGGACGTACAAATGAACTTGATTAGAGATTTAGAACGGAAGGAGACAGAATTTATGCGGCTTAAAAGGCACAAGATATGCGTGGATGATTTTGAGCTTTTAACCATCATTGGAAGGGGGGCCTTTGGCGAG GTTCGATTATGTAGGGAGAAAAAATCTGGCAACATTTACGCGATGAAAAAGTTGAAGAAGTCTGAAATGCTTATGCGTGGACAG GTTGAACATGTTAAAGCTGAGAGAAATTTGCTGGCTGAAGTTGGTAGCCATTGCATAGTGAAGCTTTACTATTCGTTCCAGGATGCTGAATACCTGTATTTGATTATGGAATATCTGCCTGGTGGGGACATGATGACTTTGCTGATGAGGGAAGATACCTTACCCGAAGACGTGGCTAGATTTTACATTGCGCAGAGTGTGCTTGCCATAGAATCTATTCACAAGCACAACTATATTCATAG AGACATCAAACCCGACAACCTTCTTCTGGATAAATATGGTCACATGAAACTCTCAGATTTTGGCCTGTGTAAACCTCTTGATTGTACAACTTTGCCTGCACTGCATGAAAATAGAACTATGGGTGATGAAAATATGACAGAAGCAATGGATATCGATGGAACTGAGGCGGATAATAGGAAAAGCTGGAGGAGCCCTCGTGAACAGCTTCAGCATTGGCAGATGAACAGGAGGAAATTG GCATTTTCAACTGTGGGAACTCCAGACTACATTGCTCCTGAAGTACTATTGAAGAAAGGATATGGAATGGAGTGTGACTG GTGGTCACTTGGAGCAATTATGTACGAAATGCTTGTTGGTTATCCTCCATTTTATTCAGATGAACCAATAGCTACTTGCAGAAAG ATTGTTCATTGGAGAACCCACCTGCAATTCCCAGAAGATGCAAGGTTGACACCTGAGGCTAAGGATCTGATTTGTAGGTTGCTCTGTGATGTTGATCATAGGCTAGGTACTGGAGGGGCACACCAAATTAAG TCTCACCCTTGGTTCAATGGCGTCATGTGGGATAAACTCTATGAAATGGAAGCAGCTTTTAAACCAGAAGTCAATGGAGAGCTTGATACCCAGAACTTCATGAAGTTTGATGAA TTGGATGCTCCAACTCCCTCAAGAAGTGGCTCTGGACCCTCCCGAAAG TTGCTCTTAACTCCTAAAGATTTAAGCTTTGTTGGCTATACATACAAGAATTTCGATGCTGTAAAAGGGCTTCGCCAATCTCTCG GCGAGGCACGCAGAGAGCATGTAACAAAACAGGCACAGGAGGAAATCGAAATACAAATGCTTGCATCAACAGGTGATCCCATGTTACCTTAA